The proteins below are encoded in one region of Engraulis encrasicolus isolate BLACKSEA-1 chromosome 1, IST_EnEncr_1.0, whole genome shotgun sequence:
- the LOC134456372 gene encoding serum amyloid P-component-like — translation MMRLAVICLMLSCCCAAPQNMEGKVIIFPVESDTAHVRVTPMMKAKSLSAVTVCLRFFSDYNKEQAPFSLSVPTHADGFVFFRGNGRYRLYIKDRGVFFHGLPTPLNQWNSVCVTWDSGTGLAQFWVNGVPSARKAIQAGKTIIGSPVIMLGQDQDRYGGGFTKYDAFYGHVTDVHMWDNVLSPEEIRQYMRCVVPRPGNVVDWNKLDYAKHGYVIVEPQQSVCCPRPEIDWHVPVPPIGH, via the exons ATGATGAGACTAGCAGTGATTTGCTTGATGCTCTCATGTTGCTGTGCTGCTCCACAGA ACATGGAGGGGAAAGTTATCATATTCCCGGTGGAATCCGACACGGCCCATGTGAGGGTGACTCCTATGATGAAGGCGAAGTCGCTCTCGGCCGTGACCGTGTGCCTGAGGTTCTTCTCCGACTACAACAAGGAGCAGGCGCCATTTTCTCTGTCGGTTCCAACACATGCGGACGGCTTTGTGTTCTTCCGAGGGAACGGCAGATACAGATTGTACATCAAAGacagag gcgTCTTCTTCCATGGTCTGCCGACCCCGTTGAACCAGTGGAACTCTGTCTGCGTGACCTGGGACAGTGGCACAGGCCTGGCCCAGTTCTGGGTGAACGGAGTACCGAGTGCGAGGAAAGCGATTCAGGCCGGCAAGACGATCATCGGATCCCCCGTCATCATGCTCGGCCAAGACCAGgacagatatggtggtggatttaCCAAATATGACGCCTTTTACGGACACGTCACTGACGTCCACATGTGGGATAATGTGCTTTCTCCTGAGGAGATCAGGCAGTACATGCGCTGTGTCGTTCCAAGACCTGGCAATGTTGTGGACTGGAATAAACTGGATTATGCCAAGCATGGCTATGTGATCGTTGAGCCGCAGCAAAGTGTGTGCTGCCCCAGACCTGAAATTGACTGGCATGTTCCCGTTCCACCCATTGGGCATTAG